The following proteins come from a genomic window of Mustela lutreola isolate mMusLut2 chromosome 6, mMusLut2.pri, whole genome shotgun sequence:
- the LOC131834297 gene encoding LOW QUALITY PROTEIN: butyrophilin subfamily 3 member A3-like (The sequence of the model RefSeq protein was modified relative to this genomic sequence to represent the inferred CDS: inserted 2 bases in 1 codon) codes for MEDCCRDSLLIHLPSLLLLLQLPAGGSAEDFMVIGPSEPIVAVLDGDITLPCCVSPAMDVENMELWWFRSKFSEAVLIYQNQREQREEQLAQYRGRTSLVKDFLTQGDAAVLIHNVQAFDNGLYTCFFRMGIFYEEASVELKVAGVGSAPQVHITGPEEDGVQVVCMASGWFPKPQVQWXEKFLMFSETQAQDGEGLFTIETTLVVRDSSSGNVTCSVLNPILGQEKAMAIFIPEPFFPRSSPWKLAFMVILTVLMLLLLGAVFYIMREHTTKLQEMQEWEKLHREKEEDQRIKEEALKARDELQGDLDWRKSVYLAALKKAQLYADWWKEKFQALSVSLDPESAHSSLAISDDKTSVTFKDSPKDTGETYSVLGHEDITSGCCYWEVEIRNAEEKSEWALGVCRRGVERKGWYQECPGKGFWVVGVYENKVFSLPDNSELLVPVPQRVGVFLDLKEGDVSFYNMTDGSHIFSFPLASSSEILFPYFG; via the exons AAGACTTTATGGTGATTGGCCCTTCTGAACCCATTGTGGCAGTGCTGGATGGGGACATCACGCTGCCATGTTGTGTGTCCCCGGCCATGGATGTGGAGAATATGGAGCTGTGGTGGTTCCGCTCCAAGTTCTCAGAAGCAGTGCTCATCTATCAAAACCAGCgggagcagagagaagagcagtTGGCTCAGTACAGAGGGCGAACCTCACTGGTGAAGGATTTCCTCACCCAGGGGGATGCGGCTGTGCTCATCCACAATGTCCAGGCTTTCGACAATGGGTTGTATACCTGCTTCTTCAGAATGGGAATCTTCTATGAAGAGGCCAGTGTGGAACTGAAGGTGGCAG GTGTGGGCTCTGCCCCTCAAGTGCACATCACAGGGCCAGAGGAGGATGGGGTTCAAGTTGTGTGCATGGCCTCGGGGTGGTTCCCAAAGCCCCAAGTGCAGTG AGAGAAGTTCCTGATGTTCTCTGAGACCCAAGCCCAAGACGGTGAAGGGCTGTTCACCATAGAGACCACTCTTGTAGTGAGGGACAGCTCTTCAGGGAATGTGACCTGCTCAGTCCTCAACCCCATCCTGGGCCAGGAGAAGGCAATGGCCATTTTCATCCCAG AACCCTTCTTCCCTCGGAGTTCTCCCTGGAAGCTAGCTTTCATGGTGATCCTGACTGTGCTGATGCTCCTACTCCTTGGGGCTGTCTTCTACATCATGAGAGAACATACTACAAAGCTCCAGGAGATGCAGGAATGGGAGAAACTGcacagagaaaaggaggaggaccAGCGGATAAAGGAGGAGGCACTGAAGGCCAGAG atgAACTCCAAGGAGATCTTG ACTGGAGGAAATCTGTTTACCTGGCCG ccctgaAGAAGGCACAACTATATGCAG ATTGGTGGAAGGAGAAGTTCCAGGCCT TGTCTGTCAGTCTGGATCCAGAGTCTGCCCATTCCAGCCTTGCCATCTCTGATGACAAGACTAGTGTGACATTCAAGGACTCACCCAAGGACACAGGAGAAACCTATAGCGTATTGGGTCATGAAGACATCACATCAGGGTGTTGCTACTGGGAGGTGGAGATCAGgaatgcagaagaaaaaagtgaGTGGGCCCTGGGGGTCTGTAGGAGAGGTGTGGAGAGGAAAGGCTGGTACCAGGAATGCCCAGGAAAGGGGTTCTGGGTTGTAGGGGTGTATGAGAATAAAGTCTTTTCCCTCCCTGATAATTCAGAACTCCTTGTGCCAGTTCCCCAAAGGGTAGGGGTTTTCCTGGACCTGAAGGAAGGGGATGTCTCATTCTACAACATGACTGATGGTTCccacattttctccttccctctcgctTCCTCCTCTGAGATTCTGTTTCCATACTTCGGTTGA
- the LOC131834304 gene encoding ATP synthase subunit epsilon, mitochondrial-like: MVVYWRQAGLSYIQYSQIHAKAVRDALKVEFKANAEKTSGSSTKIAKLKKE, encoded by the coding sequence ATGGTGGTGTACTGGCGACAGGCTGGCCTCAGCTACATCCAGTACTCCCAGATCCATGCAAAAGCAGTGAGAGATGCACTAAAGGTCGAGTTCAAAGCAAATGCTGAGAAGACTTCTGGCAGCAGCACAAAAATTGCGAAACTGAAAAAAGAGTAA